Proteins from a genomic interval of Medicago truncatula cultivar Jemalong A17 chromosome 3, MtrunA17r5.0-ANR, whole genome shotgun sequence:
- the LOC25490587 gene encoding coniferyl alcohol acyltransferase: MGIGNGDNFIVSVTNEEVVAAVLPIQEHWLPLSNLDLLLPAVDVGVFFCYKNPMILTFESMVVSLKKALAKVLVSYYAFAGEVVSNSVGEPELLCNNRGVDFVEAVADVELQCLNFYNPDESVEGKFVPKKKHGVLAIQATSLKCGGIVVACTFDHRIADAYSTNMFLVSWAEMAHPVKPIKPTTITITNKPCFRRSLLSPRHPSFIHPSLDDMYIPISKLPPPSATATKPLLSRIYYVTAEELHRLQSLGASAKNGTTKPSKLESFSAYLWKLVAKAVTRDGSKMVIAKMGIVVDGRRRIANNSSDEDRGEALMTHYFGNVLSIPFGGKSVEELVDKPLGWVVDEVREFVSVATTEEHFLGLIDWVEAHRPVPGLAKIYSGGTNEGPAFVVSSGQRFPEDKVDFGWGKVVFASYHFPWGGEAGYVMPMPSPLRNGDWVVYMHLLKEQLDIIESEADHVFMPLTWDYLNQ; this comes from the exons ATGGGTATTGGAAATGGAGATAATTTCATTGTGAGTGTGACAAATGAAGAGGTAGTGGCAGCAGTGTTACCAATACAAGAACATTGGCTACCACTCTCTAACCTTGATTTACTTCTACCTGCAGTGGATGTTGGTGTGTTCTTTTGTTACAAGAATCCCATGATATTAACCTTTGAATCTATGGTTGTGTCTCTCAAGAAGGCATTGGCTAAGGTTTTGGTCTCATACTATGCCTTTGCAGGTGAAGTTGTGTCCAATTCTGTGGGTGAACCTGAGCTTCTTTGTAATAATCGTGgtgttgattttgttgaagctgtTGCTGATGTTGAACTTCAATGCCTCAATTTTTATAACCCTGATGAATCTGTTGAAGGAAAGTTTGTTCCTAAGAAGAAGCATGGCGTGCTCGCAATCCAG GCAACTTCATTAAAGTGTGGTGGGATAGTAGTGGCATGCACATTTGATCATCGCATAGCAGATGCATATTCAACAAACATGTTCCTAGTATCATGGGCCGAGATGGCCCACCCAGTAAAGCCCATCAAGCCCACAACAATAACAATCACTAATAAACCATGTTTTCGTCGCTCCCTCCTCAGCCCTCGTCATCCAAGTTTCATCCACCCTTCCCTTGACGATATGTACATTCCCATTTCCAAACTCCCTCCTCCTTCGGCCACTGCTACAAAGCCGTTACTTAGCCGAATATACTACGTCACCGCAGAGGAGCTCCACCGCTTGCAATCACTCGGTGCTTCGGCTAAAAATGGCACCACTAAGCCTTCGAAGCTTGAGTCTTTTTCCGCCTACTTGTGGAAGTTGGTTGCTAAAGCAGTCACAAGGGACGGTAGTAAAATGGTCATTGCCAAAATGGGCATAGTGGTTGATGGAAGAAGGAGAATTGCCAACAATAGTAGCGATGAGGACCGGGGAGAAGCATTGATGACACACTATTTTGGTAATGTTCTTTCTATCCCATTTGGCGGGAAATCAGTGGAGGAGTTGGTCGATAAGCCATTAGGGTGGGTGGTTGACGAGGTTCGCGAGTTTGTGTCAGTAGCAACAACTGAGGAACATTTCCTAGGGCTCATTGATTGGGTGGAAGCACATCGACCTGTTCCTGGATTGGCGAAGATTTATAGTGGTGGCACCAATGAAGGGCCGGCTTTTGTGGTATCTTCCGGGCAAAGATTTCCGGAAGACAAGGTGGATTTTGGATGGGGAAAAGTTGTGTTTGCATCCTACCATTTTCCTTGGGGAGGTGAAGCTGGTTATGTGATGCCAATGCCAAGCCCTCTAAGGAATGGTGATTGGGTTGTTTACATGCATCTTTTGAAAGAGCAATTGGACATCATAGAGTCTGAGGCAGATCATGTCTTTATGCCTTTGACTTGGGATTATCTCAATCAATGA